The Misgurnus anguillicaudatus chromosome 12, ASM2758022v2, whole genome shotgun sequence region ttttcttttaagaaaatggactaattctttaatgacattattttttaatttttgggtgaactatcccagTATCACCCTGTatcatttcatttaattttttaccaTAGTATGTAAACTACGCTTTGAGTTTAACTCACTTTGTTAACACACTGTTAACTCACTTTGTGTTTGCTGCGCTCATTTGTTTTGAGTTTTCCTCAAGAGGCAGCGCAGCCTGGTTAGCGTAATTACATTATGCACTTAACGTCGCAATTGAGACTAACAGAATCATTATTACGTTTTGGTGATTGTTGTTGGCATTTTAATCAAGCAAGGCTACTTGTCCAGTCGGGAAAGTAAAATTCTCTTTCACTtggccttttaaaaaatccacttgtccctgATAAGCGGACAAGCGTTGATTTTGAGACCTGCAATGTGTGTTTAGACTGCTTCAGTAGGCTAGGTCCAATCTTTACGACATGTTTTGTCCATTTAATTcataattaatgatattatgcattgcaGTGAGGTTGATCTCATTTGTGCCcccctaaaaaataaaatgctgtCCGTGAATTTGTGTCTGGTGCTGGGTTTGATCCTAAATAGTATTTGAAATTAGAATTAGTGTCCCAAATCTGAAACCCCATTGAGTTTTTGGTCATGTGCTAAGAGAgattttctgttacataaaataatatttaatttacacACCTTTGTTGCCATTTTAATCCTCATTCGTTTATAATAAAGTGGGAACTGCAGCATTTAAAACTAAATGCCACCATCTAGTGTACTGGATGAATTCATTTTATAAATCTAAAAAGATTCTGGGATTTTGCCAAAACATTTGGGGCTTGAGCCCCTGACCATcagtatatttacacacagccaAATATAAAAAGAAGAGTTTCTTGTAACTACTCTAGTGACGCAACTGGAATTTCAACATCCTGGTCGCTCTTTGATGCTAAAACTGATGTGAACTATTTATTCCCCTCACAGTGTTTTTTATCATCGTCATGATTGTAAAAAGAATTTCCTGTATAGATTGAAGATTTTCCTAAAGGTGGATAACAAAGAATTTTCCAAGttagtagtgaacacacacaatGCAAGTCATGAAACACCCGCAGCAGTAAGCATCACTGAAGTGTCTAaaagcatagatatgtatataggctagatgtctcacctgcactgctggccaattgagtggaacgtccgcattttgggcGGTCATCTTACCACAGAgcgctcgctcactcatagcattgagttttaatggtgcaggtatatttaaatgaacataacttgcttaattttttacagattttcaaacggtttggtttgaaatttttacattattaccttcaaaaaaattcattatcacactctaaaatgtaaatgtatttcgGCCTCAAGCAATATTTGTTGGAACAAAGGAATTCTATCATCCAATATCCTAAAAAACCTAAAATCATACTCCAGAAGCTCTGCCAACTCTCTTTCTatctgctgttgttgttgttgttgttttatcaGTTCTTCTGCTTTTTCATACATTTCTTGAGTAAAGCAACCTCCTCCATTGCCTGCCACCATCTCATCGATTTTCTCGATTAATATTTCCACCTGTGATCGATTTATTATGTTATTGTTATCAAAAACAACATATCTACTTCCACAGTTCTGGATGACTCTCCTGAGTTCTTCATGACCATTGTGAACATATTTTTGAATGGTTTGATCTCTGAGCAAATCTCCATGAGTGAAGACCACTATCATGTATTCTCCAAAAAGCTCTTGTAGAGCTCGAACAGAATTTTGCTCCTCGGGTGTAAAACGGCCAATTTGGATCACCAGCAGGAACACATGAGGACCTGCTGCTGACACCTGAATGCATCTCATGATTTCTCTTTTGATGTCGTCTGGTGGTTTGTTGGTGTCCAAGACTCCAGGCGTATCAATCACATAAATGCTTCTTTGGCAATTCGCTTTTTCTTTTCTGCATTGATGAGTAACAGAGTTTGCAGAAGGAGATGATTCAAACGCCTTTCTACCGAGAATGGTGTTTCTGACTGCACTTTTCCCAACTCCAGTTTTTCCAATCAGTACAATGCGAAGCAGCTTGTCTACTGTATCAAACACAGCAAAATTCAAATTTAAATATTCACAAGTAAATCAGACAAAATTAATTTGATGTTCAAAAATAACGTTGCCActttgaatgttttattttttcaaatataataGTGGATTAAGGCATAAGAAACCTTGAAAGCGAGTCCTTGGATTCTCTTTTGGGACGTTCTCTGTATTAAACAcagcaaaatataaaattgaaACATTCAGAAGTAGATCATACTAAATTACAAATCATACTAATTACCAAACAATCACTTACTTTGTTTCCTTGGACAACAACAACACAGGAGCTTCGGACACTCAGTCATTTTTTTCTGCAGCAGTATGCGTCGCCTGCCACAAAATTTTTCCTCGACTGTACTACCAGAGGTTTGTTCGAGATCCACGCCTCTTGTCTATTTTGTGCATTTTACTAAACTTTTACTTTCAATTTTACCAACACCATACCTTACATGCCGTAGGCAGACAGATAAACTTTTAATTAACTGGAAATTCAGCATCACTGAAGTGAACTAATCTTTCCTCGGAAGCATTTATAATCTTTCCCTTTACAAGTAAATTAAATCACAATTGAATACAATTTCAATTCAAATGTAGAAGTCCATCACAAGCATACAGTGACCTACACTGTAGATAATGTATTGGCCCTTTGTCACACTAGGCCCCCTCTAATGGTCCTCGTTTCCTGTTTACActtggggtctatatgaccccaaaattgaaagcataattgtaagaaatatatacattttcaataatagAAATAATTTATCTATAATTTTGTTGACTTCTCATCTAtacaataaagctgtgttttgagagatttgaaGTACTTTTTGTATCCATTTACCACAAAAATCCTCAACTTCACCATTAGCTTGCATgtgaaatatagattttttttatgaataaattcacttaaatgattatctaaaattaatttaaattgtttCTGGATATTGATCTAGGAGTTAGGTATAGAAGTCCACCTTTTGCTGGTAAGAGATAAACCTATAGGAATTACCGTTTAAAAAAGAAATCGCTTTGACCAGCAGAGCGCCATAGAAAGCCATTTGTTTTACTGGATATGAgcaactgctcacatcactactttagtgataaattttgtgaatttatgtttataagaAACAACTTGGCAAGTTTAACCCACAagagaaacagcaacttgttgtatGTTTAGAGATGACCAGCAGTGAATAAATAGTGACTAATTTTGCAGTTCGAGTTTAAATCACTCCTCGACTTGgtccatctttgttctcacaatcgcaaacggaaatacctatgacgcagttttttacaTGACGGAAGTGGTTCTAGTAGACTACGCAGGCTACacatcaggctacgcagaggctacggatagcctacagCGTAgatgcacgactataaattggactCAAGTGttactgtgtctttgtgtgcacatgtgtgtgcgcgtgtgttaaaaaacaacacattcatgtggattctgggacaacacacaaCTTGTGATtaatttgaacacaaaatcgaCAAAAAATGACACCTGATTTGTGTGagaattacacataatgtgttaaaggcattacacaaaaagatgtgtaaaaattaacacatccttttttTAGATTGTACAGGTAATTTACAGCACTGGGGTGTTTCTGAACCAACTAAAACATAGCTGACTATGCTTTGAATTATAATTAGAAATATCACACATAAAACATGACAAGAACATGGTGGTTCTATACAACAGCAGCAAATGGATTACAGTAAGTGTTACAAAAGAACAATCTTATAAGGTTTCTAAGCAACAAGAAAGCAGGAAGTGTAAAGAGTACACAGTACAATAAAAGCGATAACATGCATGACATTCTGATATCCATAGTTTTTTGCTGAATGTTGGTGTTTTGCCTTGAATTTTTTGTATAGTTGAAACACAATAAATCTTGATCAACACAGGATCTGTTTACCCTGCTGACATCAGCCCAGACCAGCACTGGTTTCCATTCTGGTTTATGCTGCTGTGTGATTTGTACTGTATTGGTGGTCTGGCATTGGTTTTGCTTGTGGACAGACAGAGTCATGCTGCTAATCAGTTAAACTACGAGCAGAAAGTCTTACTTGTTTAACTAGATAAAATACCTGGCAGGGACACCAGCGCACAAGCATTCAATACATGGCATATGCACTTAAAACATGccctaaaagtatgtactgtttt contains the following coding sequences:
- the LOC129446227 gene encoding GTPase IMAP family member 9-like, which encodes MTECPKLLCCCCPRKQIDKLLRIVLIGKTGVGKSAVRNTILGRKAFESSPSANSVTHQCRKEKANCQRSIYVIDTPGVLDTNKPPDDIKREIMRCIQVSAAGPHVFLLVIQIGRFTPEEQNSVRALQELFGEYMIVVFTHGDLLRDQTIQKYVHNGHEELRRVIQNCGSRYVVFDNNNIINRSQVEILIEKIDEMVAGNGGGCFTQEMYEKAEELIKQQQQQQQIERELAELLEYDFRFFRILDDRIPLFQQILLEAEIHLHFRV